AGATATTATAATTctctctcggatacatccctatTTCCTCTCGGATATATGAGGGCTGGACATAATATGGTTTAAACTGAAAAATCCGACcgaaccaatttttttaaaatttcggtTTCGGTTTTTCAGTTATTTCGATTGGTTTCGATTTTGGTTTCAGTTTCCAATATTTAAGTTTTTCAattcggtttttggtttttagctaaaaaaaattcagttaaCTGAAAAAACCAAAATTATATGTACCCCTTAATTAAATGTCACCCCATGCCCAGTCGGCCCATATTCCAATCAGAAATCCCTAAATTGATTTCCCTAGCACAGACCACCGTAAGTCATAACTCTAATCTCTCAACTCTCGTTAGTCGATTCGTTTCGTCTCAGTTATGACTTACGCCGCAGCTCGTCTCTGAACTCTCATTTCTCTGCTCGTCGTCCGTCGTCTCTTAAGTCTCAGGCTAGTCGCTGCTCCTAGCTCATCGCTGAGTGCTCACGCCTCACAGCCCGCAACTGCTCAGTGCTCGTGACTCGAAAGTCAAAGGTCGGTGCTCACTGGCCAGTGGCCACTGCTCATCGCGTCTTAAGTATTAATTTCATCTAGAAATCCTTATATATGTTATATTCAATTTCAAATACGATATGAGTAGTAAGTATTGAGGGGTGTGCTTGTAAGTTGTAATTGTCATACCCTATAAATGTAAGTATGTAACAACATATATTTAATTCGTTATAGCCAGCAATGGATGTTGGCCATGAGACTCCGAGGATGTTTAATTATAATAGAAACATAATTCTgcttcaaaatttcaatatgTTAACAATATTGGGTGTCTTAACAGATCTGATAATCTCCAGTTTGTTGAGTTTGAAATGTTTAGCTGATCTTGAAGATAGATACATATAGATTAGTGGTGAATGGTtaatttgtttgtatatattGTTAGTATTCCCAGTTATAACGAGGAGTGTCCAGTTCTGGGGATATGCAAAAGAATATGACCATTTCTGGGGATATGCACTTGTTTCAATACCTCCTCTGGAAATATGCAAAAGAATATGACCATTTCTAAAGCCCTATTATTTCAATTTACTAAAATTATCCAGATGGCACAGCCCACAAGCCACTGGTAATTAAATTTGGTTAAAccaaaaatcgaaccgaaataAGCCGTACTCAAATGTtaaaaaccgaaccgaattgaatttatttcagtttggtttggtttcacaTTTTTGCCAAACCAAAAATCAAAAAACCGAACCAAAATTTACAAACCGAATCGAACCGACCAAACGCCTAGCCCTTCATACATCTATCCCCTCTCGAATACATTCCTCCCCTGAAGTAACATGTCATTTGCAATGTATTGGACAACCAAGGAATGTATTCGAGAGCAAtgaaaaatttgagatttttgtaattgagAAAACTTTCCAGATATGATGTAATTAGCCTCCAAATATATGAGATTTCTGTACTTTATAatctatttcaaattttcatacAACATAAATGTGTCGTTTACAACCTAAATTGAGAAAGTTGAATTCTAAAAAATTCTATGCAACAAGGAAATAGAGAATTGCATTAGATTATGAGTTAAAACATTTCGTGTTCGAGGAATACATAAAATGTTGATATCTTTGAAAAAGTTCATCGATCTTCATATATATTCGTAAGTGGTATCTATTTTCCACAATGTTATTATCTTCGTTTTGTAATATTTGCACCATAAACTTTGCATCTGATAAAATACTAATCATTGATCAATCAATTCGTAAAGATCGATTTAAAGTCTTTCAAATCTCTATTGCTTCAACTTAAGTATATTGTGTTTGAAATTGACTTTGTCGATGAATTTTgtgatacatttttttattgtcTTCGATAAATAGAAATacttaaaaattgatttataacttcacaacaataaaaacaatcaagaaagcaactttatttctatatacaataacaattatcgtaatgttatattctaaatattaaaagtatttattaaaaaaaaaattgaactccacaacaataaaaacaatcatgaaagaaactttatttctatatacaataacaattatcgtaatgttatattctaaattacattaattaattttttttgatactACACTCTTAATATCATGCCGTAAAGAAAATTCTAAATCTTACCCCCACAAAATAACCAATGTACTTTTTTTCAGGTtgttttttcctaatttattttttaaaaagaaaaatttcttCCTCTATATTTCTCAACAAAGTCTTTTTCTATTGACATTTTTCTTCtgttgttcttctttattttttaattactcatttttctttagtttgaattttattattcattAGAATTTGAATATTAAATGTTTTCTTGACAATTTTCTCTGTTAAATAGTTTATCATATttgatattaagaaaatatagaaatgaaaattttatattttttaatttttcgttGAATACATTATCAAATTATTGATTTCTTGATAGTCAAACATTGTTCATTCTTTTAGtcacaaaatttgatattatcttcaaattaattaaaatatactgaTACGTCATTTCAAAGACTATTTTAATAATCAAGAAACGAATTTAGTGGTCATATTATGTAACAtagtattaaaaataagtttatgCAATAATCCTTTAAAGTATTTCtaggaacaaaatattaaatattcaaatacattttattttaattagttcaaaattttctttctaaattatGTCAAAACAAGCTTAGCATTTATTATTGTTTGTAAGAAGTTAACTAATAAAAACTCttcattttaacaaaattacaataatatccTTATGGGCTCATAACAAAAGTTAAGACATGTATGAATTCTTCTAGATTTTCATTTTGACCATtaattatacaataattattttgcCCTTAAATGATGTTAAAATTGCTAAAATGCCATTGGTCGTCCTTCTCATTgctcttctatataatagaaaaaaaaataatatatatatatatatatatatatatataNNNNNNNNNNNNNNNNNNNNNNNNNNNNNNNNNNNNNNNNNNNNNNNNNNNNNNNNNNNNNNNNNNNNNNNNNNNNNNNNNNNNNNNNNNNNNNNNNNNNNNNNNNNNNNNNNNNNNNNNNNNNNNNNNNNNNNNNNNNNNNNNNNNNNNNNNNNNNNNNNNNNNNNNNNNNNNNNNNNNNNNNNNNNNNNNNNNNNNNNNNNNNNNNNNNNNNNNNNNNNNNNNNNNNNNNNNNNNNNNNNNNNNNNNNNNNNNNNNNNNNNNNNNNNNNNNNNNNNNNNNNNNNNNNNNNNNNNNNNNNNNNNNNNNNNNNNNNNNNNNNNNNNNNNNNNNNNNNNNNNNNNNNNNNNNNNNNNNNNNNNNNNNNNNNNNNNNNNNNNNNNNNNNNNNNNNNNNNNNNNNNNNNNNNNNNNNNNNNNNNNNNNNNNNNNNNNNNNNNNNNNNNNNNNNNNNNNNNNNNNNNNNNNNNNNNNNNNNNNNNNNNNNNNNNNNNNNNNNNNNNNNNNNNNNNNNNNNNNNNNNNNNNNNNNNNNNNNNNNNNNNNNNNNNNNNNNNNNNNNNNNNNNNNNNNNNNNNNNNNNNNNNNNNNNNNNNNNNNNNNNNNNNNNNNNNNNNNNNNNNNNNNNNNNNNNNNNNNNNNNNNNNNNNNNNNNNNNNNNNNNNNNNNNNNNNNNNNNNNNNNNNNNNNNNNNNNNNNNNNNNNNNNNNNNNNNNNNNNNNNNNNNNNNNNNNNNNNNNNNNNNNNNNNNNNNNNNNNNNNNNNNNNNNNNNNNNNNNNNNNNNNNNNNNNNNNNNNNNNNNNNNNNNNNNNNNNNNNNNNNNNNNNNNNNNNNNNNNNNNNNNNNNNNNNNNNNNNNNNNNNNNNNNNNNNNNNNNNNNNNNNNNNNNNNNNNNNNNNNNNNNNNNNNNNNNNNNNNNNNNNNNNNNNNNNNNNNNNNNNNNNNNNNNNNNNNNNNNNNNNNNNNNNNNNNNNNNNNNNNNNNNNNNNNNNNNNNNNNNNNNNNNNNNNNNNNNNNNNNNNNNNNNNNNNNNNNNNNNNNNNNNNNNNNNNNNNNNNNNNNNNNNNNNNNNNNNNNNNNNNNNNNNNNNNNNNNNNNNNNNNNNNNNNNNNNNNNNNNNNNNNNNNNNNNNNNNNNNNNNNNNNNNNNNNNNNNNNNNNNNNNNNNNNNNNNNNNNNNNNNNNNNNNNNNNNNNNNNNNNNNNNNNNNNNNNNNNNNNNNNNNNNNNNNNNNNNNNNNNNNNNNNNNNNNNNNNNNNNNNNNNNNNNNNNNNNNNNNNNNNNNNNNNNNNNNNNNNNNNNNNNNNNNNNNNNNNNNNNNNNNNNNNNNNNNNNNNNNNNNNNNNNNNNNNNNNNNNNNNNNNNNNNNNNNNNNNNNNNNNNNNNNNNNNNNNNNNNNNNNNNNNNNNNNNNNNNNNNNNNNNNNNNNNNNNNNNNNNNNNNNNNNNNNNNNNNNNNNNNNNNNNNNNNNNNNNNNNNNNNNNNNNNNNNNNNNNNNNNNNNNNNNNNNNNNNNNNNNNNNNNNNNNNNNNNNNNNNNNNNNNNNNNNNNNNNNNNNNNNNNNNNNNNNNNNNNNNNNNNNNNNNNNNNNNNNNNNNNNNNNNNNNNNNNNNNNNNNNNNNNNNNNNNNNNNNNNNNNNNNNNNNNNNNNNNNNNNNNNNNNNNNNNNNNNNNNNNNNNNNNNNNNNNNNNNNNNNNNNNNNNNNNNNNNNNNNNNNNNNNNNNNNNNNNNNNNNNNNNNNNNNNNNNNNNNNNNNNNNNNNNNNNNNNNNNNNNNNNNNNNNNNNNNNNNNNNNNNNNNNNNNNNNNNNNNNNNNNNNNNNNNNNNNNNNNNNNNNNNNNNNNNNNNNNNNNNNNNNNNNNNNNNNNNNNNNNNNNNNNNNNNNNNNNNNNNNNNNNNNNNNNNNNNNNNNNNNNNNNNNNNNNNNNNNNNNNNNNNNNNNNNNNNNNNNNNNNNNNNNNNNNNNNNNNNNNNNNNNNNNNNNNNNNNNNNNNNNNNNNNNNNNNNNNNNNNNNNNNNNNNNNNNNNNNNNNNNNNNNNNNNNNNNNNNNNNNNNNNNNNNNNNNNNNNNNNNNNNNNNNNNNNNNNNNNNNNNNNNNNNNNNNNNNNNNNNNNNNNNNNNNNNNNNNNNNNNNNNNNNNNNNNNNNNNNNNNNNNNNNNNNNNNNNNNNNNNNNNNNNNNNNNNNNNNNNNNNNNNNNNNNNttttttattcctttttccTATTTTTGCTATATTAAGGAACATTTTTGCATCCTTTAATACATCTTCACgacttcaaattattttttaatcaaaacttTCGGTATCttctgcaaaaataaaaaagtatattAGAAAACGGAAAATAAGAAACATTTTTATGTTTGCACAATTATGAATATTTATCAATATGTATATCGTAAATATCAATATGTTATAATAGGTTAAACTACATTtagtttgttaaaaaaaatattgtatagtATCGATCGCATGttgaaattatatatactaacagtataaaaaaatatttacctttGAGCACTTTCTTGTCGCACTgattttcacatttttcatcacaataattagaattatgtcCTGCATTTGAGCATCCTTTTTCACAATTGTTGTAACAATTTTTGTAAGCATTTAACACTTTTCCTAATGcttttttagatttttcttctttacttGCTTCATTAGCCATGGAGAAATGTACATATGAAGAAATCATAATAATGCAAACAAGAAATACTGCAACAACTTTCTTTGATTCctccatttttttattttttattttataatatgttgtacttcacttttttttttaaatgtgttttttttttttggatgatttGGTTATGCTATTGAATCTTCTATTCATAGGTGTTTAATGtttttggaacatttaaataccTCAAATTTAAGTGATGGATATCCATATTTGTATGAAAGTTTTGGTTGTGcttgttttttgttttcctaATTTCCTTATGGACGACTCTAACTAATTAACATTCGAGATCATGCTTTTCGcgattataaaaataataaattaaaatataacattattttttgtgAACATAGCCAAGATTGAGAGGGattaaaaaaaacagtttttttttaaaagaaataagtgTTATATAAATTCATGATCAAGAAAATCATGTTTCGTTAGTTTTATGTAGTAACTAAACATACTAtaggaaaaaagaaattgaaagttGGTcgatcgatttgaactaagactcattgtttagtccattttgatttttttcaaattcagcTCAATTAACTTATTTGATACATCcaatattttgatagtttttgaCATTTATATCCAAAAATTCAGTTGTTCCTATTATTCTAGTCTTTCGTAATATTCTTCCAAacttgtttatatatattttcatcaagATTTAATTATTTCAAGGATCATTTATTCATCGAGACTTAGTTTTTGAGCAATTGGAATCGCTTGATTACAAGAATTGTTTGTTAATTGAAGACTTCGAGGTGATCTGCATGGCTGATCCGTAGCAGTTTTGAATCCtattatatctttatttttattttgtcttttctaTTTCGAGACAGTTTTAGTGAGACATTATTAGatttatattcatatttaaaGATTTTTGTACCTATGACACTAGGGTTTTGGGATGCACTAGTTccttttttgatatttatgaatagaggcgtatccaggaggGGGTCactgggttcacgtgaacccatgctcccctttTGAagtcatatatagtagtgttatatttttttataaaatatttaaatatagatatgtgAACCCACACTTGAAGTATCATACCGTATGAttatgattgggtgcacctctctaagtgaggttagaaatttgaatcttttatttatcttgttttattttcctttttaaaattgggTAATGTCTCTCTAAGTCACTAAAGTGGTTTGGATAGGTAAAAATAACTTTGGAcctatacttttaaaatttcaattatttttagtgataagaacttaaatgttaaaccgatcaaatttatatcttaaattCACCTTTTCataatagtgcacccatcatctcaaaatcctgaATATGCctcattttcattcattatGAGGAAAGATAAAGAATggtaaaagaaaacaaattgaaatgccAAAGAGATAAATTCATACGTGGCAACAAATTATAACACTACCAAAAAACTAtgctataaattaaatttataacactccatatataatatatcgaaattgtatatacacatggaAAGGCGAAGGTCTCAAATTGGACATTTTAATAGGATAGATCACGTAAGTTTTAAGACATGAGGCGAAAATACCAtgaatctttaatttttgcgaattttttacatattttattagaatatgtaaattatgaattaagaaaaatcaagattaTAAAATTTAGAAGTTAAATAAAGTactgaaaattttatataaagttcAAACACTACTAAGAAtgatacaaaaaatttaaaataacgtAATGTATACATACATCATGTATACTACtacttttttattcttctttcccTATATTTAATATactaaaagaaatgtttttgcATCCTTTGGTCCATCTTCAAgacttcaaattaatttttcattttctcaattCTTTCTGCAAAAATAGAAGATAGTAAcgtattagaaaaaagaaacaaaaataacatttttataatCAGGTCAATTATATGATAACTAActacaatattttaatttctacaATAAACATTAATCAATagttttataataataataataataataataataataacaacaataattatgGGTGAAGTAGATAGTAATTGCACAATTATAACATGTATGATAAACGTTAGTATGTTACAATAGGCTAAACTACATAGTTAATGTAAATGTTCTCTAAGTTCTCGAtgtatataactaattaaatttagaaaaatcacatgttaaaactataataaaatattgtgtaaaaatgCTTTAATATAGTattgtcatatatataaattctaaatttaaaaaacattaaCGTACTTTATATAACGTGTTAAAATTATATgggaaaaagacaaatatatcccaaattatcataaatgatatgcagataccctccatcatacttttgggacattgatgctcctgccatccaaaaactagagcatatatgcccttcactctaacggaagactaaatagggacacatgACACAATCTTATCTGTCGatccaatatttaataaatgttgggtcagtggataagattatgacacatgtatgtccgttagtatataaaaaggtatatatgctctagtttttgtaCGGCAGgagcaccaatgtcccaaaagtatgacggaggatatctgaataccatttacgataatttggggtatatttgtccttaaATATTTACCTTTGAGCAACTTAGCACTGCATTCAGTGTCACATTTCATCTCACAACGAGTGTATCCAAATCCTTCATTAGTGCATTCCTTTTGACAATCATTGTAGCAATCTTTATATTCATTTGCCacaatttcaaatgattttttaaattcttctgCTTTATTTTCTTCATCAGCCATGGATGAAGAAATCACAATAATGCAAACAAAAAACATTGCCATAAGCTTCTTTGATgcctccattttattttattttgtagtatGTGTTTCACTTTTCGTTTTtcgatttctttttttgttgttatatatgtattttttgtgtgtatatttGATTAATGCTATTGAATCTTCTATAGCAAAACACTACCTCAAATTTAAGTGGTTGATAACCAATTTTGTAGGAAACTTCTGGTTGTgcttgtgtttttttcttcttcatgtttttggTTGGTAATGAAGAGTTAGTTTACTAAAAAgtagaaattattataaattattgaaaCTACACTTTCAAAAATAAGG
The Solanum stenotomum isolate F172 unplaced genomic scaffold, ASM1918654v1 scaffold35747, whole genome shotgun sequence DNA segment above includes these coding regions:
- the LOC125852482 gene encoding major pollen allergen Ole e 6-like, whose protein sequence is MEASKKLMAMFFVCIIVISSSMADEENKAEEFKKSFEIVANEYKDCYNDCQKECTNEGFGYTRCEMKCDTECSAKLLKERIEKMKN